A single genomic interval of Piliocolobus tephrosceles isolate RC106 chromosome 7, ASM277652v3, whole genome shotgun sequence harbors:
- the SNAI2 gene encoding zinc finger protein SNAI2 translates to MPRSFLVKKHFNASKKPNYSELDTHTVIISPYLYESYSMPVIPQPEILSSGAYSPITVWTTAAPFHAQLPNGLSPLSGYSSSLGRVSPPPPSDTSSKDHSGSESPISDEEERLQSKLSDPHAIEAEKFQCNLCNKTYSTFSGLAKHKQLHCDAQSRKSFSCKYCDKEYVSLGALKMHIRTHTLPCVCKICGKAFSRPWLLQGHIRTHTGEKPFSCPHCNRAFADRSNLRAHLQTHSDVKKYQCKNCSKTFSRMSLLHKHEESGCCVAH, encoded by the exons ATGCCGCGCTCCTTCCTGGTCAAGAAGCATTTCAACGCCTCCAAAAAGCCAAACTACAGCGAActggacacacacacag TGATTATTTCCCCGTATCTCTATGAGAGTTACTCCATGCCTGTCATACCACAACCAGAGATCCTCAGCTCAGGAGCATACAGCCCCATCACTGTGTGGACTACGGCAGCTCCATTCCACGCCCAGCTACCCAATGGCCTCTCTCCTCTTTCCGGATACTCCTCATCTTTGGGGCGAGTGAGTCCCCCTCCTCCATCTGACACCTCCTCCAAGGACCACAGTGGCTCAGAAAGCCCCATTAGTGATGAAGAGGAAAGGCTACAGTCCAAGCTTTCAGACCCCCATGCCATTGAAGCTGAAAAGTTTCAGTGCAATTTATGCAATAAGACCTATTCAACTTTTTCTGGGCTGGCCAAACATAAGCAGCTGCATTGCGATGCCCAGTCTAGAAAATCTTTCAGCTGTAAATACTGTGACAAGGAATATGTGAGCCTGGGCGCCCTGAAGATGCATATTCGGACCCACACATTACCTTGTGTTTGCAAGATCTGCGGCAAGGCGTTTTCCAGACCCTGGTTGCTTCAAGGACACATTAGAACTCACACGG GCGAGAAGCCTTTTTCTTGCCCTCACTGCAACAGAGCATTTGCAGACAGGTCAAACCTGAGGGCTCATCTGCAGACCCATTCTGATGTAAAGAAATACCAGTGCAAAAACTGCTCCAAAACCTTCTCCAGAATGTCTCTCCTGCACAAACATGAGGAATCTGGCTGCTGTGTAGCACACTGA